Within Saccharomonospora cyanea NA-134, the genomic segment CAGATCAGGGTGAACAGCCCGAAGTTGACGTCGCCGATGCCGGCCCATTTCAGGTGGTGGAAGCGGTGGGCTTGGTTGAGGGCGAGCACGGCGCGCAGGGGGCCGACTCGGTAGTCGACGTTGGAGTGCTGGAGGAGCAGTTGGACCGCGACGCAGAGGGCGAGGGCGTAGGCGACGCTGGTCGGCAGGCCGAGCAGGATCAGGGGGGCGACTCCGGCGGCGGTTTCGATGGTCTGGTGGAGGGGGTGTTTCATCAGTCCGTTGAAGCCGTAGGCGCGTTTGACGCTGTGGTGCACGGCGTGAAACCGCCACAGGGCGGGGATTTTGTGGCTGGCCAGGTGGACCAGGGTGATGCCGAGGTCGGCCACGAGTACCGCGATGAGCACCTGCACGAGGAAAGGCCAGTCATGGGGCCAGACGCCGTCGATCGAGGCGATGGCGGTGAGAATCGGCAGGGCGGCGACGCTACCGAGGGTGACGGTTTCGTTGACCGCGGCGTGGAGGGCGTCGCGTCGGCTGTCGTCGTGTGAAGTGTTCCAGTCTTGCCGATAGGGCAGGACGCGCTCGGCGGCGAAGGAGCTTGCGATGGCCAGCAGCAGCAGGCCGAGAAGCCAGAGTTTGTGGCCGCCGGAGGAGAGGATGGCGATGCCGGTGCCGTTGATGGCCAGGAGCATGAAGGGCACGTAACCGTATCGGATCAGTGTGCGCATGCTGCTGAGCGTGGCGGCTGAGGACCCCGTGTGGCTTGAACAAACTCGCTAACCACTCACAGCGCGCCGCCGGTGCCAGTGCACGGCCCGGGCCAACCCTGACGGGGCCAGGCCGAACATC encodes:
- a CDS encoding sterol desaturase family protein, producing MRTLIRYGYVPFMLLAINGTGIAILSSGGHKLWLLGLLLLAIASSFAAERVLPYRQDWNTSHDDSRRDALHAAVNETVTLGSVAALPILTAIASIDGVWPHDWPFLVQVLIAVLVADLGITLVHLASHKIPALWRFHAVHHSVKRAYGFNGLMKHPLHQTIETAAGVAPLILLGLPTSVAYALALCVAVQLLLQHSNVDYRVGPLRAVLALNQAHRFHHLKWAGIGDVNFGLFTLIWDHLLRTYSYDPERRFTSDDLGMAAKPHYPNGYLAQLAEPFRPSGACTTDQPHTNPLPQVKPGAAPH